In one window of Mucilaginibacter auburnensis DNA:
- a CDS encoding enoyl-ACP reductase FabI: MINNTGKVAVVFGVRNEGSIAWDVALKLHRSGCKVALSYMADTKNEVLHLMEQNGMDPQYAAEVDVRDEEQITAFVKATHNALGPINYVLHGVAFGSQKVMCYTIPGVDEPAPEYIDIPFEEFMDAFNISAYSLLRVARVVQKFCTDDCSILTLTYNASQRVFPPYAGMAICKAALENIMLYLASYFRERSIRVNAISAGLVMTTSAGGINGVRTLRKIGKFTAPLGNVTAGDVGDAALYYFSDLSKRVTGNIHFVDGGFNIMGIGVDGEKAR, translated from the coding sequence ATGATCAACAATACCGGGAAAGTAGCTGTAGTTTTTGGTGTACGTAACGAAGGTTCTATTGCCTGGGATGTGGCTTTAAAGCTGCACCGTTCCGGCTGCAAAGTGGCGCTAAGCTACATGGCCGATACCAAAAACGAGGTGCTGCACCTGATGGAACAAAACGGCATGGACCCGCAATATGCTGCCGAAGTTGATGTGCGCGACGAAGAACAAATCACCGCTTTTGTTAAAGCTACACACAACGCCCTTGGGCCGATAAACTATGTACTGCATGGTGTGGCTTTTGGCAGTCAGAAAGTAATGTGCTACACCATTCCCGGCGTTGACGAACCCGCACCGGAGTACATTGACATTCCGTTTGAGGAGTTTATGGATGCCTTTAACATTAGCGCCTACTCGCTGCTGCGTGTTGCCCGCGTGGTGCAAAAATTTTGTACTGATGATTGCTCTATACTTACCTTAACTTACAACGCTTCACAACGCGTATTTCCGCCCTATGCAGGTATGGCTATTTGCAAGGCTGCGCTGGAAAATATTATGCTTTACCTTGCCAGTTATTTCCGCGAGCGCAGTATACGGGTTAACGCTATTTCTGCTGGATTGGTAATGACTACCTCTGCCGGAGGCATAAACGGTGTACGTACCCTGCGTAAAATTGGCAAGTTTACAGCACCGCTGGGTAATGTTACCGCCGGCGATGTGGGCGATGCCGCGCTTTACTATTTCTCTGACCTATCAAAACGGGTTACCGGCAACATACATTTTGTTGATGGCGGCTTTAACATTATGGGGATTGGCGTAGATGGAGAAAAAGCTCGCTGA
- a CDS encoding holo-ACP synthase: MEKKLAETLENLAQQQFAVGNDLVFVPGFEPSLTPGFKNKVYTEQEIAYCDQFADSLLRYASTWAAKEAVYKAVKQLDKSTAGWKNIEIIREKIGGRPHVVLHQPALAHINVSLSITHDGDYAWAVAIAALS; encoded by the coding sequence ATGGAGAAAAAGCTCGCTGAAACCCTTGAAAACTTAGCCCAACAACAATTTGCCGTGGGTAATGATCTGGTATTTGTACCCGGTTTTGAACCTTCCCTTACCCCCGGCTTTAAAAACAAAGTATACACCGAACAGGAAATAGCTTACTGCGACCAGTTTGCCGATTCGCTATTACGTTATGCCTCTACCTGGGCCGCCAAAGAAGCCGTTTACAAAGCCGTAAAACAATTAGACAAAAGCACCGCCGGCTGGAAAAACATCGAGATCATCCGTGAAAAAATTGGCGGCAGGCCCCATGTGGTTTTGCACCAACCTGCCTTGGCACACATCAATGTGAGTTTGAGTATTACGCATGATGGGGATTATGCGTGGGCGGTGGCGATAGCTGCTTTGAGTTAG
- a CDS encoding PQQ-dependent sugar dehydrogenase, producing MKKNILPIAVGIAALACLTSSTITQLQQQLPPAPTIKLPQGFQANIVADSLGPVRHLVVTANGNLYVKMNNVRNRKGLYYLTDNNKDGIFETKTGFGDYPGTGIKIKNGYLYSSSNSGVYRYKLNDKNEVIDTEKPELLVSGLVDKRADNAKSFVIDDSNNMYVAIGSYSDACRAPGSIVGIPGCPLRDSVGGIWKFKADKPNQTFGDGMRFATGVKNSVGIDINPVTKTVFVTQHGRSLDNKYPQYYTSQQVAQLPAEALYELKQGVDAGWPFAYYDNFQNKYVQSPEYGGDGKKSPDVKYLEPQVIIPAHFAPNDLLFYTGKMFPAKYRNGAFMAFHAQSPEMKKGYLVAFVPFKNGKPSGNWEIFADNFSGTETGSVSIQYRPTGLAQGPDGALYVADDIKGTIFKISYSAR from the coding sequence ATGAAGAAAAATATTTTACCCATAGCGGTTGGCATAGCTGCTTTGGCATGTTTAACCAGCTCAACAATTACGCAACTACAGCAGCAACTTCCGCCTGCCCCAACCATTAAATTACCGCAGGGCTTTCAGGCTAACATTGTTGCTGATTCGCTTGGGCCGGTTAGGCACCTGGTGGTAACGGCTAACGGCAACCTGTATGTAAAGATGAACAACGTACGCAACCGCAAAGGCTTGTATTACCTTACGGATAATAACAAAGACGGCATATTTGAAACCAAAACCGGCTTTGGCGATTATCCCGGCACAGGTATTAAAATTAAGAATGGCTACCTGTACTCCTCGTCAAACAGCGGGGTATACCGTTATAAACTGAATGATAAAAACGAGGTAATTGATACTGAAAAACCGGAGTTACTGGTTAGCGGATTGGTAGATAAACGCGCCGACAATGCGAAATCGTTTGTGATTGATGATAGCAACAATATGTATGTGGCTATTGGCTCCTACTCTGATGCTTGCCGCGCGCCGGGCAGCATTGTTGGCATTCCGGGTTGCCCGCTGCGCGACTCGGTTGGTGGCATATGGAAATTCAAAGCCGACAAGCCCAACCAAACTTTTGGTGATGGTATGCGGTTTGCCACAGGCGTTAAAAATTCAGTAGGGATAGATATTAACCCCGTTACTAAAACGGTGTTTGTTACACAGCATGGCCGAAGTTTAGACAATAAATATCCGCAATATTATACATCTCAACAGGTAGCGCAGCTACCCGCCGAAGCGCTGTACGAACTAAAGCAAGGTGTTGATGCCGGCTGGCCCTTTGCCTATTATGATAACTTTCAAAACAAATATGTGCAGTCGCCGGAGTATGGCGGCGACGGTAAAAAGTCGCCGGATGTGAAATACCTTGAACCACAGGTGATCATCCCCGCTCACTTTGCCCCTAATGATCTGCTGTTCTATACCGGCAAAATGTTCCCGGCAAAATACCGCAACGGGGCGTTCATGGCCTTTCACGCACAATCGCCCGAAATGAAAAAGGGCTACCTGGTGGCATTTGTACCGTTTAAAAATGGTAAACCATCAGGCAATTGGGAAATATTTGCCGACAACTTTTCGGGTACCGAAACCGGCAGCGTAAGCATACAATACCGCCCAACCGGATTGGCACAAGGCCCTGACGGGGCGCTATACGTTGCTGATGACATTAAGGGTACAATTTTCAAGATCAGCTATTCTGCAAGATGA
- a CDS encoding helix-turn-helix transcriptional regulator, with translation MNTPKAVTHKINKSIAEIAAFADKLPGVTIIHDLRDWTVAWMSNRGLKNLGVTLEEITSLPPGEYYKRYFNPEDSADYAPKIFGLLDRNIADEICTLFQQVRFHEHTDWKWHMASTMVLLRDEYDKPLLGITLAFPIDPMHHMTAKAERLLEENNFLRRNFHLFDKLGKREREVLQHLALGKSALETAEAMFISIGTVETHRKNIRKKLGTSSFFELSQYARAFDLI, from the coding sequence ATGAATACCCCGAAAGCCGTAACCCACAAAATCAATAAAAGTATAGCCGAAATAGCTGCCTTTGCCGACAAATTACCAGGTGTTACCATTATACACGACCTGCGCGACTGGACCGTGGCATGGATGTCAAACAGGGGATTAAAAAACCTGGGCGTGACGCTTGAGGAAATAACCAGTTTGCCGCCCGGAGAGTATTACAAAAGGTACTTCAATCCAGAGGATTCTGCAGATTATGCCCCGAAAATTTTTGGGTTGCTTGACCGGAATATAGCCGATGAGATATGTACGCTTTTTCAGCAGGTACGCTTCCATGAACATACCGACTGGAAATGGCACATGGCCAGCACCATGGTTTTACTGCGTGATGAGTACGACAAACCATTGCTGGGAATAACACTGGCCTTCCCCATTGATCCGATGCACCACATGACAGCCAAAGCTGAAAGGCTGTTAGAAGAAAACAACTTTTTGCGCCGGAACTTTCACTTATTCGACAAGTTGGGCAAACGTGAACGCGAAGTATTACAACATTTAGCTTTAGGCAAGAGCGCTCTGGAAACGGCGGAAGCCATGTTCATATCAATAGGAACGGTTGAAACGCACCGTAAAAATATCCGCAAAAAATTGGGTACGTCCTCATTTTTTGAGCTGAGCCAGTATGCCCGAGCATTTGATCTGATCTAA
- the gyrB gene encoding DNA topoisomerase (ATP-hydrolyzing) subunit B, translating to MSEENQDKSNYSADNIQVLEGLDAVRKRPSMYIGDTGVKGLHHLVYEVVDNSIDEALAGYCDTINVTIHEGNSITVVDNGRGIPTGINKKENKSALEIVMTVLHAGGKFDKDTYKVSGGLHGVGVSCVNALSTHVKTVVYREGKIFTQEYERGKPLFDVKVIGESDKTGTTQTFQPDPEIFQLTTEYKFDTLAARLRELAYLNKGIRLTLTDERVPNEDGTFLSEEYYSEGGLSEFVKFLDGTRTSIIPEPIYVDGIKQGIPVELALQYNDTYSENVFSYVNNINTIEGGTHVAGFRRGLTRTLKSYADKEGLLKNLKVEISGDDFREGLTAVVSVKVQEPQFEGQTKGKLGNNEVMGAVDQAVGEILGNYLEEHPREAKMIVQKVVLAATARAAARKARELVQRKSVMSGSGLPGKLADCANSDPALCEIYLVEGDSAGGTAKQGRNREYQAILPLRGKILNVEKAMEHKIYENEEIKNMFTGLGVSRGTPEDDKALNLTKLRYHKIVIMTDADVDGSHITTLILTFFFRYMKELIEAGYVYIASPPLYQVKKGKEMEYCWNDEQRDAAIQRLKGAGREDSVHVQRYKGLGEMNAEQLWETTMDPARRTLKKATIENAAECDHTFSMLMGDEVAPRRAFIEKNARYARIDT from the coding sequence ATGAGCGAAGAAAATCAGGACAAATCGAATTACTCGGCAGATAATATACAGGTTTTAGAAGGTTTAGATGCGGTGCGCAAGCGCCCATCCATGTACATTGGCGATACAGGCGTTAAGGGTTTGCATCACCTGGTGTATGAGGTAGTTGATAACTCTATTGACGAGGCCCTTGCCGGTTACTGCGATACTATAAATGTTACTATACACGAAGGAAATTCTATTACCGTAGTTGATAACGGCCGTGGTATCCCAACTGGCATCAACAAAAAAGAGAATAAATCAGCCCTTGAAATTGTAATGACAGTGCTGCACGCAGGCGGTAAATTTGATAAGGATACCTACAAGGTATCTGGCGGTTTACACGGTGTGGGTGTAAGTTGCGTTAACGCGCTGTCAACCCACGTAAAAACTGTGGTTTACCGCGAGGGCAAGATTTTCACACAGGAGTATGAGCGCGGTAAGCCGTTGTTTGATGTGAAAGTAATAGGTGAATCTGATAAAACAGGTACTACCCAAACTTTCCAACCCGACCCGGAAATATTCCAGTTAACAACCGAATACAAGTTTGATACGCTTGCCGCCCGTTTACGCGAATTGGCTTACCTGAATAAAGGTATACGCCTTACCCTTACAGATGAGCGCGTACCTAACGAGGATGGTACTTTCCTGAGTGAAGAGTACTATTCAGAAGGAGGATTAAGCGAATTTGTTAAGTTTTTAGATGGTACACGTACCTCTATAATCCCTGAACCGATTTATGTGGATGGCATAAAACAAGGTATACCTGTTGAACTTGCGCTACAATATAATGATACCTACTCAGAGAACGTATTCTCTTACGTAAACAACATCAATACCATTGAAGGCGGTACACACGTTGCAGGTTTCCGCCGTGGTTTAACCCGTACTTTAAAAAGCTATGCTGATAAAGAAGGTTTATTGAAAAATCTCAAGGTAGAAATATCAGGTGATGACTTTCGCGAAGGTTTAACTGCCGTTGTTTCTGTTAAAGTTCAGGAGCCTCAGTTTGAAGGCCAGACAAAAGGTAAACTGGGTAACAACGAGGTGATGGGTGCTGTTGATCAGGCTGTAGGAGAGATTTTAGGTAACTACCTGGAAGAGCATCCGCGTGAAGCTAAAATGATAGTTCAGAAGGTTGTTTTGGCGGCTACTGCACGTGCTGCGGCACGTAAAGCACGTGAGTTGGTACAACGTAAAAGCGTAATGAGCGGTTCGGGTCTGCCGGGTAAACTGGCCGATTGCGCTAACAGTGATCCAGCGCTTTGCGAAATCTACCTTGTCGAAGGTGACTCGGCGGGTGGTACTGCCAAGCAGGGTCGCAACCGCGAGTACCAGGCTATATTACCGTTGAGAGGTAAAATTCTGAACGTGGAGAAAGCCATGGAGCACAAGATTTACGAGAACGAAGAGATCAAGAACATGTTTACCGGTTTGGGTGTTAGCCGTGGTACACCCGAAGATGATAAAGCATTGAACCTTACTAAACTCCGTTATCATAAAATTGTGATCATGACGGATGCGGACGTTGACGGCTCGCACATTACAACGCTGATTCTAACTTTCTTCTTCCGCTACATGAAAGAGCTGATAGAAGCCGGTTACGTTTACATTGCATCGCCGCCACTTTACCAGGTTAAAAAAGGTAAGGAAATGGAATATTGCTGGAACGATGAGCAACGCGATGCGGCTATTCAGCGCTTAAAAGGTGCTGGTAGAGAAGACAGCGTGCACGTACAACGCTACAAAGGTTTGGGTGAGATGAACGCAGAGCAGTTGTGGGAAACCACCATGGACCCGGCCCGCCGTACCCTCAAAAAGGCGACTATTGAAAATGCGGCTGAGTGCGACCACACCTTCTCTATGTTAATGGGCGATGAGGTTGCCCCTCGCCGCGCATTTATTGAGAAGAACGCGCGTTATGCGAGAATAGATACGTAA